A single region of the Deltaproteobacteria bacterium genome encodes:
- a CDS encoding HAD family hydrolase, with protein sequence MTLDPDRIQALCFDLGGTLIEFGPRQVQGMNEALRRTLEERLGPFDLERMHALRAEQYRRPYERDLRENDLEALGRELIQALFAREASEGDLAALAACRHQAFLEVIAVDPAVPALLGRLGERYRLALLSNYPSGPAIREGLDRLDLSRHFETIVVSGEVGFVKPHPRPFERLLEGLGLPAEACVYVGDNWLADIQGARRMGMQAILTSEHAPIERFEPAPGDHAPDARIEALRELETLLTGPPAPTP encoded by the coding sequence ATGACCCTCGACCCCGATCGCATCCAGGCGCTCTGCTTCGATCTGGGCGGCACCCTCATCGAGTTCGGCCCCCGGCAGGTCCAGGGGATGAACGAGGCCCTGCGCCGCACCCTGGAGGAGCGCCTCGGCCCCTTCGACCTCGAGCGGATGCACGCGCTGCGGGCCGAGCAGTACCGGCGCCCCTACGAGCGCGACCTGCGGGAGAACGACCTCGAGGCCCTCGGCCGGGAGCTGATCCAGGCCCTCTTCGCCCGGGAGGCCAGCGAGGGCGACCTCGCCGCCCTCGCCGCTTGCCGCCACCAGGCCTTCCTCGAGGTGATCGCCGTCGATCCGGCCGTGCCGGCCCTGCTCGGGCGCCTGGGGGAGCGCTACCGCCTGGCCCTGCTCTCCAACTACCCCTCGGGCCCCGCGATCCGGGAGGGCCTCGATCGCCTGGACCTCTCCCGGCACTTCGAGACCATCGTCGTCTCCGGCGAGGTCGGCTTCGTGAAGCCCCACCCCCGCCCCTTCGAGCGGCTCCTCGAGGGCCTGGGCCTGCCCGCCGAGGCGTGCGTCTATGTGGGCGACAACTGGCTCGCCGACATCCAGGGCGCCCGCCGGATGGGGATGCAGGCCATCCTCACCTCCGAGCACGCCCCCATCGAGCGCTTCGAGCCGGCGCCGGGGGACCACGCGCCCGACGCCCGGATCGAGGCCCTGCGCGAGCTCGAGACCCTGCTGACCGGCCCACCCGCTCCAACCCCTTGA
- a CDS encoding adenylate/guanylate cyclase domain-containing protein — translation MPDPFADALGEAQFAETDWDESGSTQQHDPGRGLEAVIEPEQTVMLGEEGTTYLPGGEAVADALKLGRRRAAGRWGRLLERLLGRRDQFPPEERMAAVFALVVGAGAAIGVPANLALKMDTELVILCAVYAPLGFGLYAALRLRRLPSRFIPAAMFLLTASFITHYWLRFDGASGGAPISAFVFAVLPAVVARGWRRLAVLGGFGLLGAVLFALELAWPAAIRHTYLNVAQRKADIAATWLLCFVILGVIVLVLSRAYADLVEQVEQARERTEFLLNNVMPAPVVARLRRGERNIADSIDSVTVIFADLAGFTQAASSRRPGQVLALLNQLFSEFDAICQRHGVERIKTIGDAYMAAAGVPTPRPDHAPAAARAALEMMAFARRNPGLMLGGGLRMGLHSGPVVGGVVGIARFAYDLWGDAVNLASRMESHGVVGKVQVSRDTAELLGGAFELEARGEIEVKGRGPITTYFVLRER, via the coding sequence ATGCCGGATCCCTTCGCCGACGCCCTGGGAGAGGCGCAGTTCGCCGAGACGGACTGGGACGAGTCGGGCAGCACCCAGCAGCACGATCCGGGCCGGGGCCTCGAGGCGGTGATCGAGCCCGAGCAGACGGTGATGCTGGGCGAGGAGGGCACGACCTACCTGCCCGGCGGCGAGGCGGTGGCCGACGCCCTCAAGCTCGGCCGGCGCCGGGCGGCCGGGCGCTGGGGCCGGCTCCTGGAGCGCCTCCTGGGGCGCCGGGATCAATTCCCCCCCGAGGAGCGGATGGCGGCGGTCTTCGCCCTGGTGGTCGGCGCCGGCGCCGCGATCGGGGTGCCCGCCAACCTGGCGCTGAAGATGGACACCGAGCTGGTGATCCTCTGCGCGGTCTACGCGCCCCTGGGCTTCGGCCTCTACGCGGCCCTGCGGCTGCGGCGCCTCCCCTCCCGCTTCATCCCGGCGGCGATGTTCCTCCTCACCGCTAGCTTCATCACCCACTACTGGCTGCGCTTCGACGGCGCCTCCGGCGGCGCGCCGATCTCGGCCTTCGTCTTCGCGGTGCTGCCGGCCGTCGTCGCCCGGGGCTGGCGGCGCCTGGCGGTCCTCGGCGGCTTCGGCCTGCTGGGGGCGGTGCTCTTCGCCCTCGAGCTGGCCTGGCCCGCCGCCATCCGCCACACCTACCTGAACGTCGCCCAGCGCAAGGCGGACATCGCCGCCACCTGGCTGCTCTGCTTCGTCATCCTCGGCGTCATCGTCCTCGTCCTCTCCCGGGCCTACGCCGACCTGGTCGAGCAGGTGGAGCAGGCCCGCGAGCGCACCGAGTTCCTGCTCAACAACGTCATGCCCGCCCCGGTGGTCGCCCGCCTGCGCCGGGGCGAGCGGAACATCGCCGACAGCATCGACTCGGTGACGGTGATCTTCGCGGACCTCGCCGGCTTCACCCAGGCGGCCTCCAGCCGTCGGCCGGGCCAGGTGCTGGCCCTCCTCAACCAGCTCTTCTCCGAGTTCGACGCCATCTGTCAGCGCCACGGGGTCGAGCGGATCAAGACCATCGGGGACGCCTACATGGCCGCCGCCGGCGTGCCGACGCCCCGGCCGGACCACGCCCCGGCCGCCGCCCGGGCGGCCCTGGAGATGATGGCCTTCGCCCGCCGCAACCCGGGCCTCATGCTGGGCGGGGGCCTGCGCATGGGCCTCCACTCCGGCCCGGTGGTGGGCGGCGTGGTGGGCATCGCCCGCTTCGCCTACGACCTCTGGGGGGACGCGGTGAACCTCGCCAGCCGGATGGAGTCCCACGGGGTGGTCGGCAAGGTGCAGGTCAGCCGGGACACCGCGGAGCTCCTCGGCGGCGCCTTCGAGCTGGAGGCCCGCGGCGAGATCGAGGTGAAGGGCCGCGGCCCCATCACCACCTACTTCGTCCTGCGCGAGCGCTAG